A genomic window from Sceloporus undulatus isolate JIND9_A2432 ecotype Alabama chromosome 9, SceUnd_v1.1, whole genome shotgun sequence includes:
- the LOC121915673 gene encoding RNA-binding protein 4B-like isoform X1: protein MVKLFIGNLPREATEQEIRSLFEQYGRVLECDIIKNYGFVHIEDKTAAEDAIRNLHHYKLHGVCINVEASKTKSKASTKLHVGNISPACTNLELRSKFEEYGPVLECDIVKDYAFVHMERAEDAVEAIRGLDNTEFQGKRMRVQLSTSRLRTAPGMGDKSGCYRCGKEGHWSKECPVDRTGQVPELTETYSEQYGMVRTPYPAGYGDPVYYDDPYGMVDYYKRYRARSAVAYGASAYDAYAEHTMAQYSQYAQYSQATAMASRLSTALDPYERALLPASGTAAAVAAAAAAAATSSFYTRDRSPLRRSAAAASTTADVYGYERVQLSPVSRSSLYDVQRFGRDAGADRLRYSAY from the exons ATGGTGAAGCTCTTCATCGGCAACCTTCCCCGGGAGGCCACCGAGCAGGAGATCCGCTCGCTCTTTGAGCAATACGGCCGGGTGCTGGAGTGCGACATCATCAAGAACTATGGCTTCGTTCACATTGAGGACAAGACGGCGGCGGAGGACGCCATCCGCAACCTGCACCACTACAAGCTTCACGGCGTCTGCATCAACGTGGAGGCCAGCAAGACCAAGAGCAAGGCCTCCACCAAGCTCCACGTCGGCAACATCAGCCCCGCCTGCACCAACCTGGAGCTGCGGTCCAAGTTTGAGGAGTACGGCCCCGTGCTGGAGTGCGACATCGTGAAGGACTACGCCTTCGTCCACATGGAGCGGGCGGAGGACGCCGTGGAGGCCATCCGGGGCCTCGACAATACGGAGTTCCAAG GCAAACGAATGCGCGTGCAGTTGTCCACCAGCCGGCTCAGGACCGCGCCCGGGATGGGAGACAAGAGTGGCTGCTACCGGTGTGGGAAGGAGGGTCACTGGTCTAAAGAGTGCCCGGTCGATCGCACGGGGCAAGTGCCCGAGTTGACCGAAACCTATAGTGAGCAGTACGGAATGGTGCGCACCCCTTACCCTGCAGGCTATGGGGACCCCGTATATTACGATGACCCTTATGGAATGGTGGATTACTATAAACGGTACCGCGCGAGATCCGCCGTGGCGTACGGGGCTTCTGCATACGACGCTTATGCGGAGCACACTATGGCCCAATATTCCCAGTATGCCCAGTATTCACAAGCCACAGCCATGGCCAGTCGCCTCTCTACCGCCTTAGACCCCTACGAGAGGGCCTTGCTACCAGCCTCGGGAACTGCGGCGGCGGTAGCTGCCGCCGCGGCCGCGGCTGCGACCTCTTCCTTTTACACCCGGGATAGAAGCCCTCTGCGTCGCTCAGCAGCCGCGGCTTCCACCACCGCAGACGTGTACGGATACGAGCGTGTTCAGCTGTCTCCCGTCTCGCGATCCTCCCTCTACGATGTCCAGCGATTTGGGCGGGACGCAGGCGCGGACAGGTTGCGGTACTCCGCGTATTGA
- the LOC121915673 gene encoding RNA-binding protein 4B-like isoform X2, with protein MVKLFIGNLPREATEQEIRSLFEQYGRVLECDIIKNYGFVHIEDKTAAEDAIRNLHHYKLHGVCINVEASKTKSKASTKLHVGNISPACTNLELRSKFEEYGPVLECDIVKDYAFVHMERAEDAVEAIRGLDNTEFQGRLFEGWTSGSCVAPAAKLCQASWRVDLCLAWPH; from the exons ATGGTGAAGCTCTTCATCGGCAACCTTCCCCGGGAGGCCACCGAGCAGGAGATCCGCTCGCTCTTTGAGCAATACGGCCGGGTGCTGGAGTGCGACATCATCAAGAACTATGGCTTCGTTCACATTGAGGACAAGACGGCGGCGGAGGACGCCATCCGCAACCTGCACCACTACAAGCTTCACGGCGTCTGCATCAACGTGGAGGCCAGCAAGACCAAGAGCAAGGCCTCCACCAAGCTCCACGTCGGCAACATCAGCCCCGCCTGCACCAACCTGGAGCTGCGGTCCAAGTTTGAGGAGTACGGCCCCGTGCTGGAGTGCGACATCGTGAAGGACTACGCCTTCGTCCACATGGAGCGGGCGGAGGACGCCGTGGAGGCCATCCGGGGCCTCGACAATACGGAGTTCCAAG GTAGGCTATTTGAGGGCTGGACGTCGGGTTCCTGCGTCGCGCCCGCGGCAAAGCTATGCCAGGCTTCATGGCGTGTCGATTTGTGTTTAGCGTGGCCTCACTAG
- the CCDC87 gene encoding coiled-coil domain-containing protein 87 produces MASSSSSSSPLRGLYPLEETAVGTQELHDQYQRILAPLSLFPTSHSRVRQDPFRREPSFALRPSSSQRAIPVPISLVGLLQLVKQRLELGPRWGHIPTQHQKTFREIILTEVRHIYKDVQGTLYDPAFGSHTNRELYQHLVMYIGLVCQHLFLHYLCLMEHRGALGVFTDCANLTRFSSQLSLDCSAFLNVAAVHHRLVMEMKTLGSHTEVKPPKPVSPLSHRPAQKLGCRLGFTISHFIRMTRPHTQTVRQKVAQDIKELEEIPRLDMRKIKDLHLPLLTDNHFFRQMACAAIKTPCPTITRQKSKSQQAAYVFKRSQSLPNMRVGKLLADELGIRLTPRRLSPDLPCHYTDFTEDTDLDGSVGLAEDLRRLVQGSVLKSSPWKDEQDDDLDLPPLIKALTWRRSNEARLEYLQRMLVSLQQEENTEMRRRNTIIAAPASHPQAATVNFEVHDKMVVKAADMQVSERVYLDEVVLERFPPIYNHLLGEIDNATLKSLDASLSMGEEVREMYKELMNTIPKDHMKFDLGPSTEPPATNIDLSVCFASSTLYGKKSDQIINEQLSEILPAGPFAPEEVVDTLQTPNLPFKKSGSKKQHASWLKWWKKTFNVDDYLKYLSTNEADFLPVIFHLYNFEGDVEEELRQRAIAEAETKKREKARRDTIKQAAELQFKQEKVEPGKWNPGGTMTEEPDIFALYDHKPEDLRAMQRRLERLWTVLHFPEGERLDMAIKYSSRQYYYFLPDMLQAWERAAQTIQERELLLAELEKFEQTASDPNRLFSKEPQAFARRMQESRTRWRLRSELAQYDAELYLILTHIKEEFGDTVTFRGRPYPEKMQWDTVEMLYWLEQKRRVGFLKRQLRRRNQTWKLPPLS; encoded by the coding sequence atggcctcctcctcctcctcctcttcccctctccgGGGGCTGTACCCTTTGGAGGAGACGGCGGTGGGGACCCAGGAGCTGCATGACCAGTACCAGCGCATCCTGGCCCCGCTCTCCCTCTTCCCCACCAGTCACAGCCGGGTGCGGCAGGACCCCTTCCGTAGGGAGCCCTCCTTCGCCCTGCGGCCCTCCTCAAGTCAGAGGGCCATCCCGGTGCCCATCTCCTTGGTTGGCCTCTTGCAGCTGGTCAAGCAGCGGTTGGAGCTGGGGCCGCGGTGGGGCCACATCCCCACCCAGCACCAAAAGACTTTCAGGGAGATCATCCTCACCGAGGTCCGGCACATCTATAAGGATGTCCAGGGTACCCTCTACGACCCGGCCTTCGGCAGCCACACCAACCGGGAGCTGTACCAACACCTTGTGATGTACATCGGCTTGGTGTGCCAACACCTCTTCCTCCACTATCTGTGCCTCATGGAGCACCGCGGTGCACTGGGCGTCTTCACCGACTGCGCCAACCTGACGCGCTTCTCTTCCCAGCTCTCCCTGGACTGCTCTGCCTTCCTCAACGTGGCCGCCGTCCACCACCGCCTGGTCATGGAGATGAAGACCCTCGGGAGCCACACGGAGGTCAAGCCCCCGAAGCCCGTCAGCCCGCTGAGCCACAGGCCGGCCCAGAAGCTGGGATGCCGCCTTGGCTTCACCATCAGCCACTTCATCCGGATGACCAGGCCCCACACGCAAACCGTGAGGCAGAAGGTTGCCCAGGATATCAAAGAGCTCGAGGAGATACCTCGGTTGGACATGAGGAAGATTAAGGACCTGCACCTTCCCTTGCTCACAGACAACCATTTCTTCCGGCAGATGGCTTGCGCGGCCATCAAGACGCCTTGTCCAACCATCACAAGGCAGAAGAGCAAATCGCAACAGGCGGCGTACGTTTTCAAGAGGAGCCAGTCCTTGCCCAACATGAGAGTCGGGAAGCTCTTGGCGGACGAACTCGGGATCCGTTTAACCCCCCGACGTCTCTCTCCAGATCTGCCTTGCCACTATACAGACTTCACCGAAGACACGGACCTTGATGGGTCTGTGGGCCTGGCTGAGGACCTCCGGAGGCTGGTGCAGGGCTCCGTCTTGAAAAGCAGCCCATGGAAAGATGAGCAGGACGACGACCTGGACCTCCCTCCCCTTATAAAAGCCCTCACATGGCGCAGGTCGAACGAGGCCCGCCTGGAGTACCTCCAGAGAATGCTGGTTTCCTTGCAACAGGAAGAAAACACCGAAATGAGACGGAGAAACACCATCATTGCCGCTCCAGCCTCTCACCCTCAGGCGGCCACCGTGAACTTTGAGGTCCACGACAAGATGGTGGTGAAGGCGGCCGACATGCAAGTGTCAGAAAGGGTTTACTTGGATGAGGTGGTTCTGGAGCGGTTCCCGCCCATTTACAACCACCTCCTCGGGGAGATTGACAACGCCACCTTGAAGTCCCTGGATGCCAGTCTTTCTATGGGGGAAGAGGTCCGGGAGATGTACAAGGAGCTGATGAACACAATCCCGAAGGACCACATGAAATTTGACCTGGGGCCCTCAACGGAACCCCCTGCCACCAACATAGACCTGTCGGTCTGCTTCGCTTCGTCGACGCTGTACGGGAaaaaaagtgatcaaataattAACGAACAGCTGAGTGAAATCCTGCCCGCCGGGCCCTTCGCCCCCGAGGAAGTGGTAGACACCCTCCAGACTCCGAATCTGCCTTTCAAAAAGTCAGGGAGCAAAAAACAACACGCCTCTTGGCTCAAATGGTGGAAGAAGACATTCAACGTGGACGACTACCTGAAATACCTCAGCACCAATGAGGCGGACTTTTTGCCGGTGATATTTCACTTGTACAACTTTGAGGGCGATGTGGAGGAGGAGCTGCGGCAGCGGGCAATAGCCGAGGCCGAAACCAAGAAAAGGGAGAAGGCGCGGAGAGATACCATTAAGCAAGCAGCGGAGCTTCAATTCAAGCAGGAAAAAGTTGAGCCTGGAAAGTGGAATCCGGGTGGCACCATGACGGAGGAACCGGACATTTTTGCTCTCTATGACCATAAgcctgaggatctcagggccaTGCAGAGAAGGCTGGAAAGGCTCTGGACGGTTCTTCATTTTCCGGAAGGAGAGAGGCTAGATATGGCCATTAAATACAGCTCCAGACAGTACTACTACTTCCTCCCAGACATGCTTCAAGCTTGGGAAAGGGCAGCCCAGACTATCCAAGAGCGGGAGCTGCTGCTGGCCGAACTGGAAAAGTTTGAGCAGACGGCTTCCGATCCCAACCGCTTGTTCAGCAAAGAGCCCCAGGCCTTTGCGAGGCGAATGCAGGAATCCAGGACGAGGTGGCGCCTGCGTTCGGAGTTGGCCCAGTACGACGCGGAGCTCTATCTCATCCTGACCCACATCAAGGAGGAGTTCGGTGACACCGTGACTTTCCGGGGACGGCCGTACCCGGAGAAGATGCAATGGGACACGGTGGAGATGCTGTACTGGTTGGAACAGAAGCGCCGCGTGGGCTTCCTGAAGAGACAGCTTCGAAGAAGGAACCAGACTTGGAAACTCCCTCCTCTTTCATAG
- the CCS gene encoding LOW QUALITY PROTEIN: copper chaperone for superoxide dismutase (The sequence of the model RefSeq protein was modified relative to this genomic sequence to represent the inferred CDS: substituted 1 base at 1 genomic stop codon): MAESPEGAPCRLEFAVQMTCQNCVEAIVKTLQGVPGLQLLDVQLDSQSVLVETSLGTEKVQSLLESTGCKAVLKGMGSTVPGSAAVAMVSGLGWIQGVVRFLQISPEKCLIDGTIDGLEPGPHGLHVHEFGDISNSCDSCGDHFDPDGECHGGPQDVHRHAGDLGNIVAAADGRASFRMEDNRLKVHDIIGRSLVIDAEEDDLGQGSHPLSKVMGKVRCXGPRVACGIIARSAGLFQNPKKICTCDGVTLWEERERPVAGQGKWATNRPAPHL; this comes from the exons ATGGCTGAAAGCCCAGAAGGCGCCCCTTGTCGG CTGGAATTTGCCGTCCAGATGACATGCCAGAACTGTGTGGAAGCCATTGTGAAGACTCTGCAAGGAGTGCCAG GCCTCCAGCTCCTTGATGTCCAGCTGGATTCCCAGAGTGTGCTGGTGGAGACCAGCCTTGGCACTGAGAAGGTCCAAAGCCTTTTGGAGAGTACTGGCTGCAAAGCTGTGCTAAAAGGGATGGGAAGTACTGTGCCAG GCAGCGCAGCTGTGGCCATGGTGTCTGGCCTTGGATGGATACAAGGTGTGGTGAGGTTCCTGCAGATCTCCCCAGAGAAATGCCTGATTGATGGTACCATTGATGGGCTGGAGCCAGGCCCTCATGGCCTGCATGTCCATGAGTTTGGAGACATCAGCAATTCTTGTGACAG CTGTGGGGACCATTTTGACCCTGATGGAGAGTGCCATGGAGGTCCGCAGGATGTACACAGG CATGCTGGGGACCTTGGCAATATTGTGGCTGCTGCTGATGGAAGAGCTTCCTTCCGGATGGAAGACAACCGACTGAAG GTCCATGATATCATTGGACGGTCCTTGGTGATAGATGCAGAGGAAGATGACTTGGGCCAAGGAAGCCACCCGCTCTCAAAAGTCATGGGAAAGGTAAGATGCTGAGGACCAAG AGTGGCTTGTGGTATCATTGCCCGTTCCGCCGGCCTCTTCCAAAACCCAAAGAAGATATGTACCTGCGACGGAGTGACTTTGTGGGAAGAACGAGAACGGCCTGTGGCCGGGCAAGGCAAGTGGGCTACCAACCGACCAGCCCCGCATCTCTAA